In a genomic window of Streptococcus mitis NCTC 12261:
- a CDS encoding rhodanese-like domain-containing protein encodes MVTWILWALILAMLAWMGFNYLRIRRAAKIVDNEEFEALIRTGQLIDLRDPAEFHRKHILGARNIPSSQLKTSLAALRKDKPVLLYENQRAQRVTNAALYLKKQGFSEIYILSYGLDSWKGKVKTS; translated from the coding sequence ATGGTTACTTGGATTTTGTGGGCACTTATACTGGCAATGTTGGCATGGATGGGCTTTAACTATCTTCGTATTCGCCGTGCGGCTAAAATTGTGGACAATGAGGAATTTGAAGCCTTGATTCGTACAGGTCAATTGATTGATTTGCGTGATCCAGCAGAATTCCACAGAAAACATATCCTTGGTGCCCGCAATATTCCTTCAAGTCAGTTGAAGACTAGTCTTGCAGCCCTGCGTAAAGACAAACCTGTCCTTCTCTACGAAAACCAACGTGCGCAACGAGTTACAAATGCAGCTCTTTACTTGAAAAAACAAGGCTTTTCTGAGATTTATATCCTTTCTTATGGCTTGGATTCTTGGAAAGGGAAAGTGAAGACTAGCTAA
- a CDS encoding 16S rRNA pseudouridine(516) synthase produces the protein MRLDNLLAQEKISRKAMKQALLKGEILVDGCPARSLAQNIDTGLQELLFQGRIIQGYEHTYLMLHKPTGVVTANKDRELPTVMDLLPPDIQSDMLYAVGRLDRDTTGLLLLTDNGPLGFQLLHPQYHVDKTYQVEVNGLLTPDHIQAFQKGIVFLDGTVCKPARLEILSASPSLSQASITISEGKFHQVKKMFLSVGVKVTSLKRIQFGEFTLDPELAEGQYRPLNQEELKIIKNYLEKSG, from the coding sequence ATGCGTTTAGATAATTTATTAGCCCAAGAAAAAATCAGCCGAAAAGCCATGAAACAAGCCTTACTCAAAGGGGAAATTCTAGTCGATGGTTGCCCAGCCCGCTCCCTAGCTCAAAATATCGATACAGGGCTACAAGAACTCCTTTTTCAGGGTCGAATCATTCAAGGCTATGAACACACCTATCTTATGCTTCATAAACCTACTGGTGTCGTTACAGCCAATAAAGACAGGGAACTTCCAACCGTCATGGACCTCCTTCCGCCTGACATCCAGTCTGACATGCTCTATGCCGTCGGCCGACTGGACCGAGATACGACAGGACTCCTCCTCTTGACTGATAACGGTCCTTTGGGCTTTCAGCTCCTCCATCCCCAATATCATGTCGATAAAACTTATCAGGTTGAGGTTAATGGACTTCTGACACCTGACCATATCCAAGCCTTTCAAAAGGGAATTGTCTTTTTAGATGGCACTGTCTGTAAACCTGCAAGACTAGAGATTCTATCTGCAAGTCCTTCCCTCAGTCAAGCTTCTATCACCATTTCAGAAGGAAAATTTCATCAGGTTAAGAAAATGTTTCTCTCGGTTGGTGTCAAGGTGACCTCACTCAAACGAATTCAGTTCGGTGAGTTTACATTAGACCCAGAACTAGCAGAAGGTCAATACCGTCCCTTGAACCAAGAGGAATTGAAAATCATTAAAAACTACTTAGAGAAAAGTGGATAA
- the typA gene encoding translational GTPase TypA, with the protein MTKLREDIRNIAIIAHVDHGKTTLVDELLKQSETLDARTELAERAMDSNDIEKERGITILAKNTAVAYNGTRINIMDTPGHADFGGEVERIMKMVDGVVLVVDAYEGTMPQTRFVLKKALEQDLVPIVVVNKIDKPSARPAEVVDEVLELFIELGADDDQLDFPVVYASAINGTSSLSDDPADQEATMAPIFDTIIDHIPAPVDNSDEPLQFQVSLLDYNDFVGRIGIGRVFRGTVKVGDQVTLSKLDGTTKNFRVTKLFGFFGLERREIQEAKAGDLIAVSGMEDIFVGETITPTDAVEALPILHIDEPTLQMTFLVNNSPFAGKEGKWVTSRKVEERLQAELQTDVSLRVDPTDSPDKWTVSGRGELHLSILIETMRREGYELQVSRPEVIVKEIDGVKCEPFERVQIDTPEEYQGSVIQSLSERKGEMLDMISTGNGQTRLVFLVPARGLIGYSTEFLSMTRGYGIMNHTFDQYLPLIPGEIGGRHRGALVSIDAGKATTYSIMSIEERGTIFVNPGTEVYEGMIIGENSRENDLTVNITKAKQMTNVRSATKDQTAVIKTPRILTLEESLEFLNDDEYMEVTPESIRLRKQILNKAEREKANKKKKSAE; encoded by the coding sequence ATGACAAAATTAAGAGAAGATATCCGTAACATTGCGATTATCGCCCACGTTGACCACGGTAAAACAACCCTTGTTGACGAATTATTGAAACAATCAGAAACGCTTGATGCACGTACTGAATTGGCTGAGCGTGCTATGGACTCAAACGATATCGAAAAAGAGCGTGGAATTACCATCCTTGCTAAAAATACAGCCGTTGCCTATAACGGAACTCGTATCAATATCATGGACACACCAGGACACGCGGACTTCGGTGGAGAAGTTGAGCGTATCATGAAAATGGTTGACGGTGTTGTTTTGGTCGTAGATGCCTACGAAGGAACAATGCCACAGACTCGTTTTGTATTGAAAAAAGCCTTGGAACAAGACCTTGTCCCAATCGTGGTTGTTAACAAAATCGACAAACCATCAGCTCGCCCAGCTGAAGTAGTGGACGAAGTCTTGGAGCTTTTCATCGAGCTTGGTGCAGATGATGACCAGCTTGATTTCCCAGTAGTGTATGCTTCAGCAATCAACGGAACTTCTTCATTGTCAGATGACCCAGCTGACCAAGAAGCTACTATGGCACCAATCTTTGACACGATTATTGACCATATCCCAGCTCCAGTAGATAACTCAGATGAGCCTTTGCAGTTCCAAGTATCACTTTTGGACTACAATGACTTCGTTGGTCGTATCGGTATCGGTCGTGTCTTCCGTGGTACTGTTAAAGTTGGGGACCAAGTTACCCTTTCTAAACTTGATGGTACAACTAAAAACTTCCGTGTTACAAAACTCTTTGGTTTCTTTGGTTTGGAACGTCGTGAAATTCAAGAAGCCAAAGCAGGTGACTTGATTGCCGTTTCAGGTATGGAAGATATCTTTGTCGGCGAAACTATTACTCCGACAGACGCAGTTGAAGCTCTTCCAATCCTACACATCGATGAGCCAACTCTTCAAATGACTTTCTTGGTCAACAACTCACCATTTGCTGGTAAAGAAGGTAAATGGGTGACTTCTCGTAAGGTGGAAGAACGTTTGCAGGCAGAATTGCAAACAGACGTTTCCCTTCGTGTTGACCCAACTGATTCACCAGATAAATGGACTGTTTCAGGACGTGGAGAATTGCACTTGTCAATCCTTATCGAAACAATGCGTCGTGAGGGATATGAACTTCAAGTATCTCGTCCAGAAGTTATCGTAAAAGAAATCGATGGTGTTAAATGTGAACCATTTGAACGTGTTCAAATCGACACTCCAGAAGAATACCAAGGATCTGTTATCCAAAGCCTTTCTGAACGTAAGGGTGAAATGTTGGATATGATTTCAACTGGTAATGGTCAAACTCGTTTGGTCTTCCTTGTTCCAGCGCGTGGTTTAATCGGATACTCAACTGAGTTCTTGTCAATGACTCGTGGTTACGGTATCATGAACCATACCTTTGACCAATACTTGCCATTGATTCCAGGGGAAATTGGTGGTCGTCACCGTGGTGCCCTTGTTTCTATCGATGCTGGTAAGGCTACAACTTACTCAATCATGTCTATCGAAGAACGTGGTACGATCTTTGTCAACCCAGGTACTGAGGTTTATGAAGGAATGATCATCGGTGAAAATTCTCGTGAAAACGACTTGACAGTTAACATCACTAAGGCGAAACAAATGACTAACGTTCGTTCAGCTACTAAGGACCAAACAGCTGTTATCAAGACACCTCGTATCTTGACACTTGAAGAGTCTCTTGAGTTCTTGAACGACGACGAGTACATGGAAGTAACGCCTGAGTCTATCCGTTTGCGTAAACAAATCCTTAACAAGGCAGAGCGTGAGAAAGCTAACAAGAAGAAAAAATCAGCTGAATAA